In Elaeis guineensis isolate ETL-2024a chromosome 1, EG11, whole genome shotgun sequence, a genomic segment contains:
- the LOC105060496 gene encoding E3 ubiquitin-protein ligase RGLG2 — MGGKGSKNHSSRRYSYDYGYMPSGYSSRHSSYSQAHVNPAVDRLQRKYSRIGDDYRTLSQVTDALAEAGLESSNLIVGIDFTKSNEWTGKISFNRRCLHDLGNTANPYEQAISIIGRTLSAFDEDNLIPCFGFGDASTHDQEVFSFYPDNRPCDGFEEALQRYRELVPQVRLAGPTSFAPIIETAISIVDNTGGQYHVLLIIADGQVTRSVETQYGQLSSQERDTMNAIVKASDHPLSIVLVGVGDGPWDMMHEFDDNIPSRAFDNFQFVNFTEIMSRNIPTSRKETEFALAALMEIPSQYKATIDLQLLGRRRGLPQRVCLPPPAMYRGSRSSGLEQGLGGHRSATTVSSESSQEDKLMCPICFWQSKDLAFGCGHQTCYDCGRDLQSCPICQSQITTRIRLY, encoded by the exons ATGGGTGGAAAAGGATCCAAGAATCACAGCTCGCGTCGCTATTCTTATGATTATGGGTACATGCCTTCAGGATACAGTTCGAGGCATTCTTCCTACAGTCAGGCCCATGTGAATCCTGCGGTGGACAGGTTACAAAGAAAATATTCAAGGATTGGTGATGACTACCGCACACTAAGTCAG GTAACTGATGCTCTTGCAGAAGCAGGTCTTGAATCCTCTAATCTGATTGTGGGAATCGACTTCACAAAGAGCAACGAGTGGACAG GTAAAATTTCTTTCAATCGCCGGTGTTTGCATGATCTGGGAAATACTGCAAACCCATATGAGCAGGCAATATCTATCATCGGAAGGACCCTTTCTGCTTTTGATGAGGATAACCTCATTCCTTGCTTTGGATTTGGTGATG CCTCCACCCATGATCAAGAGGTATTCAGTTTCTATCCAGATAACCGACCATGTGATGGCTTTGAAGAAGCACTACAGCGGTACAGAGAACTAGTTCCACAAGTCCGGCTAGCTG GGCCAACATCCTTTGCACCAATAATTGAAACAGCCATAAGCATTGTAGATAACACTGGCGGTCAGTATCATGTTCTTCTTATAATTGCTGATGGACAG GTGACACGAAGTGTAGAGACACAGTATGGCCAGTTAAGTTCACAAGAGCGAGATACCATGAATGCCATAGTCAAAGCTAG TGATCATCCCTTATCAATTGTTCTTGTTGGGGTTGGTGATGGACCCTGGGACATGATGCATGAGTTTGACGACAATATACCTTCCCGGGCATTTGATAATTTCCAg TTTGTGAATTTTACAGAGATCATGTCTCGAAATATCCCTACTAGCAGAAAGGAGACAGAGTTTGCACTTGCAGCATTGATGGAAATTCCTTCGCAGTATAAAGCAACTATAGATCTCCAACTTTTGGG CCGACGAAGAGGACTGCCACAAAGGGTTTGTCTGCCTCCACCAGCCATGTACCGTGGTTCAAGATCAAGTGGCCTTGAGCAAGGTCTTGGAGGCCATAGAAGTGCTACCACTGTCTCATCTGAAAGTTCTCAAGAAGATAAGCTG ATGTGTCCTATTTGCTTTTGGCAATCCAAAGATCTTGCATTTGGATGTGGACATCAG ACTTGCTATGACTGTGGGAGAGATTTGCAAAGTTGCCCTATTTGTCAAAGCCAAATCACAACTAGGATAAGGCTCTATTGA